From the genome of Archangium lipolyticum, one region includes:
- the purB gene encoding adenylosuccinate lyase, with protein sequence MIPRYSRKEMSSLWSDVARMRRWRDVELAALEGMVEHGIAPREALQDCLSRAGDFTEADVARIEEIERTTKHDVIAFLTFMEERIGPSARWLHLGMTSSDVLDTSLGMTLRDAADLLLQGVGRAMAAVEKRAFEHKRTVMMGRSHGIHAEPITFGHKLAIWYDELRRAEARLLRAREVIAVGKISGAVGTFAHLPPAVEVFACKKLGLSPAPASSQIVQRDRHAEFFSALALLGASIEKFAVEIRHLQRTEVREAEEPFTPGQKGSSAMPHKRNPILSENLSGLARLLRGYAVSALDDVALWHERDISHSSVERVIGPDATIVADFMLHRFSGLMENLRVYPEQMQKNLELLGGVVNSQRILLELARKGMDRQAAYVIVQRNAMRMYEQGVSFRKALLEDQDLLKVMTPAEIEDCFSAGYHIKHVDDIFQRVFGRSE encoded by the coding sequence GTGATTCCTCGTTACAGCCGCAAGGAGATGTCTTCCCTCTGGTCCGACGTGGCCCGCATGCGCCGCTGGCGCGACGTGGAGCTGGCCGCCCTGGAGGGCATGGTGGAGCACGGCATCGCGCCGCGCGAGGCGCTCCAGGACTGCCTCTCGCGTGCCGGTGACTTCACCGAGGCGGATGTCGCTCGCATCGAGGAGATCGAGCGCACCACCAAGCACGACGTCATCGCGTTCCTCACCTTCATGGAGGAGCGCATCGGGCCGAGCGCGCGCTGGCTGCACCTGGGCATGACGTCCTCGGACGTGCTGGACACCTCGCTGGGGATGACGCTGCGCGACGCGGCGGACCTCCTCCTCCAAGGCGTGGGGCGCGCCATGGCCGCGGTGGAGAAGCGCGCCTTCGAGCACAAGCGCACGGTGATGATGGGCCGCAGCCACGGCATCCACGCCGAGCCCATCACCTTCGGCCACAAGCTGGCCATCTGGTACGACGAGCTGCGCCGCGCCGAGGCCCGTCTGCTCCGGGCCCGCGAGGTCATCGCCGTGGGGAAGATCTCCGGCGCCGTGGGCACGTTCGCGCACCTGCCTCCGGCGGTGGAGGTGTTCGCGTGCAAGAAGCTCGGGCTGTCGCCCGCGCCGGCCTCCAGTCAGATCGTCCAGCGCGACAGGCACGCCGAGTTCTTCTCCGCGCTGGCGCTGCTGGGCGCGAGCATCGAGAAGTTCGCCGTGGAGATCCGCCACCTGCAGCGCACCGAGGTGCGCGAGGCCGAGGAGCCCTTCACCCCGGGCCAGAAGGGCTCGAGCGCGATGCCGCACAAGCGCAACCCCATCCTCTCGGAGAACCTGTCGGGCCTGGCCCGGCTGCTGCGCGGCTACGCGGTGAGCGCGCTGGATGACGTGGCGCTCTGGCACGAGCGGGACATCTCGCACTCGTCGGTGGAGCGGGTGATCGGCCCGGACGCGACGATCGTGGCGGACTTCATGCTGCACCGCTTCTCCGGGCTGATGGAGAACCTGCGCGTCTACCCGGAGCAGATGCAGAAGAACCTGGAGCTGCTCGGCGGCGTGGTGAACTCACAGCGCATCCTGCTGGAGCTGGCGCGCAAGGGGATGGATCGCCAGGCGGCGTACGTCATCGTCCAGCGCAACGCCATGCGCATGTACGAGCAGGGCGTGTCCTTCCGCAAGGCGCTGCTGGAGGATCAGGATCTGCTGAAGGTGATGACGCCAGCGGAGATCGAGGACTGCTTCTCGGCCGGCTACCACATCAAGCACGTGGACGACATCTTCCAGCGGGTCTTCGGGCGGAGCGAGTAG
- a CDS encoding ABC transporter substrate-binding protein, with protein sequence MRRCGWLFLLWVVLPLVASAQQARPRVVVVKSAALAPYAAVVAGFGAEVHAEVVEVTLEESKQAAERAFQRIAAQKPALVLALGPLAANTARRALGPDVPVLFAMVPYYEKYGLEGPNITGIALTSDFRPELAALKSLAPTAKRVGILHDPRFSAGLVEAAQSAAGTLGLSIVPLEADGQAKAEKVLAGSKDKVDALLMVADKTVGNAAVVQQLISFASAQRLPLVGLTPSQVREGATVALAPSPTAIGQQAGRLANRIIHEKVDPGALAVSQPEGLDLAVNLSAAGKLGGSKDVVLELLRFAAKRDFPVRVFE encoded by the coding sequence ATGAGACGGTGCGGATGGCTGTTCCTGCTCTGGGTCGTGCTGCCGCTGGTGGCCAGCGCGCAGCAGGCGCGTCCCCGGGTGGTGGTGGTGAAGTCCGCCGCGCTCGCGCCCTATGCGGCGGTGGTGGCCGGCTTCGGCGCCGAGGTCCACGCCGAGGTGGTGGAGGTGACGCTGGAGGAGAGCAAGCAGGCCGCGGAGCGCGCCTTCCAGCGCATCGCCGCGCAGAAGCCGGCGTTGGTGCTGGCGCTCGGGCCGCTCGCCGCCAACACCGCCCGCCGCGCGTTGGGCCCGGACGTGCCCGTGCTCTTCGCCATGGTGCCCTACTACGAGAAGTACGGTCTGGAGGGCCCCAACATCACCGGCATCGCCCTCACCAGCGACTTCCGCCCCGAGCTGGCCGCGCTCAAGTCCCTGGCCCCCACGGCGAAGCGGGTGGGCATCCTGCATGATCCGCGCTTCTCCGCCGGGCTGGTGGAGGCGGCGCAGTCGGCCGCGGGCACCCTGGGCCTCTCCATCGTGCCGCTCGAGGCGGACGGGCAGGCCAAGGCGGAGAAGGTGCTCGCCGGCTCCAAGGACAAGGTGGATGCGCTGCTGATGGTGGCGGACAAGACGGTGGGCAACGCCGCCGTCGTCCAGCAGCTCATCTCCTTCGCCAGTGCCCAACGCCTGCCGCTGGTGGGGCTCACTCCCAGCCAGGTTCGGGAGGGTGCCACGGTGGCGCTCGCTCCCAGCCCCACCGCCATCGGGCAGCAGGCGGGACGGCTGGCCAATCGCATCATCCACGAGAAGGTCGACCCCGGTGCGCTGGCGGTATCGCAGCCCGAGGGGTTGGACCTGGCCGTCAACCTCTCCGCCGCCGGGAAGCTGGGCGGCTCCAAGGACGTGGTGTTGGAGCTGCTCCGGTTCGCGGCGAAGCGGGACTTCCCCGTGAGGGTCTTCGAGTGA
- a CDS encoding protein kinase domain-containing protein has translation MLCYRCGSPVPDNSESCATCGLKLAGAAPGGAAPRRRPGSVEAPYKPGDVFAKRYAIREVLGPGPVGHVFRALDQEMDVEVALKIINPRLVQMPEERTQFSLALRAGKKLTHPHHVRVYEEGEERNRPFFTTQLLEGMTLRRMMEQRAAQGQRFTPKEVEPLLAQLVEALDSAHKYGPHSDLKPENIIVLPDMLKVTDYGLALGIPRLPFIQAQKGWRTACYVAPEYAEGGELDTRMDLYSLAVIVGELLTGQTPEEGQVPELLAYESELPPGLEALYRRATNANLLARPKTAGEFLAEYSAALSRPRPPGSVKPAGAAQTPVPPRPRPKPVPFSLTAELATASNLGSNMPPPPVPTTELPSLAAPTIQVPVVGGGSPTREAPRATTLEAPRETLEAPISSAPTLDMPVSGGPTEPLSAASIAQRVAAKSKEKEQEEEPPPPDATQPLDAETLARIMGNAHKPAPAPGPAPKPRPAPRAEPRPAPQAAPSRTAPRAAPVPVAAPRSRFPLGLVLLTIAGLGVGVAVGYGLLWKPRQPSEAAVQGGGAGPGGAEPSGVVAPVGACPQGMRLVSGGAFKMGTDTPTVGMDELPLASVQVASFCIDEFEYPNKAGEPPRVGVTWEEAKAECETLGKRLCTEPEWEKACKGPGNARFPYGSTFDVEKCNTAIAPGQYRELTGAGSFAGCRSGYGIADLSGNVAEWTDSRYGDTQDRTLKGGSFERPEYAARCAARKNGVPSARSHSVGFRCCAGVSR, from the coding sequence TTGCTCTGCTACCGCTGCGGCAGCCCTGTCCCCGATAACAGCGAATCCTGCGCCACCTGCGGGCTGAAGCTCGCGGGAGCGGCGCCGGGCGGCGCGGCCCCTCGCCGCCGTCCGGGCAGCGTGGAGGCGCCCTACAAGCCCGGGGACGTCTTCGCGAAGCGCTACGCCATCCGCGAGGTGCTCGGGCCGGGCCCGGTGGGTCACGTCTTCCGCGCGCTCGACCAGGAGATGGATGTCGAGGTCGCGCTCAAGATCATCAACCCCCGTCTGGTGCAGATGCCCGAGGAGCGCACCCAGTTCTCGCTGGCGCTGCGCGCGGGCAAGAAGCTCACCCACCCCCACCACGTGCGCGTCTACGAGGAGGGCGAGGAGCGCAACCGGCCCTTCTTCACCACGCAGCTGCTGGAGGGCATGACGCTGCGGCGGATGATGGAGCAGCGCGCGGCGCAGGGACAGCGCTTCACCCCCAAGGAGGTGGAGCCGCTCCTCGCGCAGCTCGTCGAGGCCCTGGACAGCGCCCACAAGTACGGGCCGCACTCGGACCTCAAGCCCGAGAACATCATCGTCCTGCCGGACATGCTGAAGGTGACGGACTACGGGCTGGCGCTGGGGATTCCCCGTCTGCCCTTCATCCAGGCCCAGAAGGGCTGGCGGACGGCGTGCTACGTGGCTCCCGAGTACGCCGAGGGCGGCGAGCTCGACACGCGGATGGACCTCTACTCGCTGGCCGTCATCGTCGGCGAGCTGCTCACCGGCCAGACGCCCGAGGAGGGCCAGGTGCCGGAGCTGCTGGCCTATGAGTCCGAGCTGCCGCCCGGCCTGGAGGCGCTCTACCGGCGAGCCACCAACGCCAACCTGCTCGCGCGGCCGAAGACGGCCGGTGAGTTCCTCGCGGAGTACTCCGCGGCCCTGTCGCGTCCGCGGCCGCCGGGCTCGGTGAAGCCCGCGGGGGCGGCGCAGACCCCGGTGCCTCCCCGCCCGCGTCCGAAGCCGGTTCCCTTCAGCCTCACGGCCGAGCTGGCGACGGCGTCCAACCTGGGCTCGAACATGCCGCCCCCGCCCGTGCCCACGACGGAGCTGCCGTCCCTGGCCGCCCCGACGATCCAGGTGCCCGTGGTGGGGGGGGGCAGCCCCACGCGAGAGGCTCCCCGGGCGACTACGCTGGAAGCACCTCGGGAAACCCTGGAGGCGCCCATCTCGAGTGCCCCCACGCTCGACATGCCCGTGTCGGGTGGGCCCACCGAGCCGCTGTCCGCCGCGAGCATCGCGCAGCGGGTCGCCGCGAAGTCCAAGGAGAAGGAGCAGGAGGAGGAGCCGCCTCCCCCGGACGCCACGCAGCCGCTCGACGCGGAGACGCTCGCGAGGATCATGGGTAACGCCCACAAGCCCGCGCCCGCGCCGGGTCCGGCTCCCAAGCCGCGTCCGGCTCCGCGTGCCGAGCCCCGGCCCGCACCGCAGGCCGCTCCCTCACGGACGGCTCCCCGGGCCGCGCCAGTTCCCGTGGCGGCGCCCCGCTCCCGTTTCCCCTTGGGGCTGGTGCTGCTGACGATCGCGGGGCTCGGAGTGGGCGTGGCGGTGGGGTACGGGTTGCTGTGGAAGCCCCGTCAGCCCTCCGAGGCCGCAGTGCAGGGGGGAGGCGCGGGCCCGGGTGGAGCGGAGCCGTCGGGGGTCGTGGCGCCCGTGGGGGCGTGTCCGCAGGGGATGCGCTTGGTGAGTGGTGGGGCCTTCAAGATGGGCACCGACACTCCGACGGTGGGCATGGACGAGCTCCCGCTCGCCTCCGTGCAGGTCGCCTCCTTCTGCATCGACGAGTTCGAGTACCCCAACAAGGCGGGTGAGCCGCCCCGGGTAGGCGTGACGTGGGAGGAGGCGAAGGCCGAGTGCGAGACGCTCGGCAAGCGCCTGTGCACCGAGCCCGAGTGGGAGAAGGCCTGCAAGGGCCCCGGCAACGCGCGCTTCCCGTATGGCTCCACGTTCGACGTGGAGAAGTGCAACACGGCCATTGCCCCCGGGCAGTACCGCGAGCTGACGGGCGCGGGGAGCTTCGCGGGATGCCGCTCGGGCTATGGCATCGCGGACCTCTCCGGCAACGTGGCCGAGTGGACCGATTCGCGCTATGGCGACACGCAGGATCGGACGCTGAAGGGCGGCTCCTTCGAGCGGCCCGAGTACGCGGCGCGCTGCGCGGCCCGGAAGAACGGTGTCCCCAGCGCGCGTTCCCATTCGGTGGGCTTCCGTTGCTGCGCGGGGGTGTCGCGATGA
- the dut gene encoding dUTP diphosphatase has translation MSSPVTVKVRRVRTHSEPLPLPRYETALAAGMDLRADIDGELTLGPLERAAVPTGLALALPPGYEAQVRPRSGLALKHGLTVLNPPGTVDADYRGEVHVLLVNLSNEPFTLRRGERIAQMVVAPVTQAVLEEVAVLESTERGEGGFGSTGR, from the coding sequence ATGTCCTCGCCCGTCACCGTGAAGGTGCGCCGCGTGCGCACCCACTCCGAGCCGCTGCCTCTGCCTCGCTACGAGACCGCCCTCGCCGCGGGCATGGACCTGCGCGCGGACATCGACGGGGAGCTCACCCTCGGGCCGCTGGAGCGCGCGGCGGTTCCCACCGGGCTCGCCCTCGCGCTGCCGCCCGGCTACGAGGCCCAGGTGCGGCCCCGCTCGGGGCTGGCGCTCAAGCACGGCCTCACCGTGTTGAACCCCCCGGGGACCGTCGACGCGGACTACCGGGGCGAGGTCCACGTCCTGCTCGTCAACCTCTCGAACGAGCCCTTCACCCTGCGCCGGGGCGAGCGCATCGCCCAGATGGTCGTGGCGCCCGTGACCCAGGCGGTACTCGAGGAGGTCGCCGTGCTGGAGTCCACCGAGCGAGGGGAGGGTGGCTTCGGCTCGACGGGGCGTTGA
- a CDS encoding M23 family metallopeptidase — protein MFSRNARGLLDFSLALLCLWTAWHHTPAGALVRRASAWAFGGRSTARPLLAYYDGVSGTGVSAPTLAPGTPPLRPFTGAEALAYGTHLALKGLSPAARAPALALAQELGIPPASLLDAARGAASARRLHEALAESFPQDESRLTAVFAGRVPARYALERVAAEGGTPSLERLSRQLPPGFEDATVAAAQALALATAFGLAWPVPEHTPVSSPFGYRLHPVLGVRKLHTGVDLSLREGSEVHVVADGVVRRASEDDVNGKVLVIDHGRGVTTAYCHNSELLVRRGQRVARGELISLSGNTGRSTGPHLHYQLELAAQPVDPLRFRPRRHAVADETVR, from the coding sequence ATGTTCTCGCGCAACGCCCGAGGGCTGCTCGACTTCTCCCTGGCCCTCCTGTGTCTCTGGACCGCCTGGCACCACACGCCCGCTGGTGCCCTGGTACGACGGGCCTCGGCGTGGGCCTTCGGAGGGCGCAGCACCGCACGCCCGCTGCTGGCCTACTACGACGGTGTCAGTGGCACCGGCGTGTCCGCGCCCACGCTCGCGCCCGGCACGCCGCCCCTCCGGCCCTTCACCGGCGCGGAGGCGCTCGCGTATGGCACCCACCTGGCGCTGAAGGGCCTCTCACCCGCGGCTCGGGCTCCCGCGCTCGCGCTCGCCCAGGAACTGGGCATCCCCCCCGCCTCCCTGCTGGACGCGGCCCGGGGTGCCGCCTCCGCCCGTCGGCTCCACGAGGCCCTCGCCGAGTCCTTTCCCCAGGACGAGTCCCGCCTCACCGCCGTCTTCGCCGGCCGCGTCCCGGCGCGCTATGCCCTCGAGCGCGTGGCGGCCGAGGGCGGCACCCCGAGCCTGGAGCGGCTCTCCCGGCAGTTGCCCCCAGGCTTCGAGGACGCCACCGTGGCGGCCGCCCAGGCGCTCGCGCTGGCCACGGCCTTCGGGCTCGCGTGGCCCGTGCCCGAGCACACGCCGGTATCGAGCCCCTTCGGCTACCGCCTCCACCCCGTGCTGGGCGTGCGCAAGCTGCACACGGGCGTGGACCTCTCCCTCCGCGAGGGCTCCGAGGTGCACGTGGTGGCGGATGGCGTGGTCCGTCGCGCGAGCGAGGACGACGTGAATGGGAAGGTGCTCGTCATCGACCACGGCCGCGGGGTGACGACGGCCTATTGCCACAACTCGGAGCTGCTGGTGCGGCGGGGGCAGCGCGTGGCGCGGGGCGAGCTCATCTCCCTCTCGGGCAACACCGGCCGCTCCACCGGGCCCCACCTGCACTACCAGCTCGAGCTGGCCGCGCAGCCAGTGGACCCGCTGCGCTTCCGTCCCAGGCGCCACGCCGTGGCGGACGAGACGGTGCGCTGA
- the pnp gene encoding polyribonucleotide nucleotidyltransferase → MHLKKSVKIGDTELSIETGHMAKQADGSVVVRYGDTMLLVTAVSAREKKDVDFLPLTVEYQEKLYSAGRIPGSYFKREGRLTEKETLASRIVDRSCRPLFPDGYAYETQVIASVISADPEHEGDIHGITGASAALWVSDIPFNGPIAGIRVGRVDGKLIANPTLKQRELSDIDLVMAVSREAIVMVEGGAEEVSEADMVAALEFGKQAALPALDLQDELRRALNKTVRNYDRIPAVAEDLKAKVRALAWDGIVHGYTIKEKAARYEALSKAKKEALAKLKEQLGEGYTSQVEKHAKQVVEDLKYEHMRTLTVNGGRIGARGHAEVRNITCEVGVLPRTHGSAIFTRGETQALVVTTLGTSEDEQRLELLGGMSFKRFMLHYNFPPFSVNETKPLRGPGRREVGHGALAERALRNMLPASEKFPYTVRLVSDILESNGSSSMASVCGGTLSLMDAGVPIKAPVAGIAMGLVKEGDQIAILSDILGDEDHLGDMDFKVCGTSKGITSIQMDIKITGLTTEIMSRALEQARQGRLHILGEMLKTMAEPRKEISSYAPRITTIQIRPEFIKNVIGPGGKVIKDIIARTGAVINIDDSGRVDIASANVESVKAAIAMVQALTREAEIGKIYTGTVRKIAEFGAFVELFPGTDGLIHISELSDKRVKSVSDVLKEGDEVLVKVVSIDKTGKIRLSRKEAMAERAAAQQGTPAPAAEATPAAAQSPEATQPGAKA, encoded by the coding sequence ATGCACTTGAAGAAGAGCGTCAAGATTGGCGACACCGAGCTGAGCATCGAGACCGGCCACATGGCCAAGCAGGCGGACGGCTCGGTGGTGGTTCGCTACGGCGACACCATGCTGCTCGTCACCGCGGTGAGCGCGCGCGAGAAGAAGGACGTGGACTTCCTCCCGCTCACGGTGGAGTACCAGGAGAAGCTGTACTCGGCCGGCCGCATCCCCGGCAGCTACTTCAAGCGCGAGGGGCGCCTGACGGAGAAGGAGACGCTGGCCAGCCGCATCGTGGACCGCTCCTGCCGTCCGCTCTTCCCGGATGGGTACGCCTACGAGACCCAGGTCATCGCGAGCGTCATCTCCGCGGACCCGGAGCACGAGGGTGACATCCACGGCATCACCGGCGCCTCCGCGGCGCTCTGGGTGTCGGACATCCCCTTCAACGGCCCCATCGCGGGCATCCGCGTGGGCCGCGTGGACGGCAAGCTCATCGCCAACCCCACGCTCAAGCAGCGCGAGCTGTCCGACATCGACCTCGTCATGGCCGTGAGCCGCGAGGCGATCGTCATGGTGGAGGGTGGTGCCGAGGAGGTGAGCGAGGCGGACATGGTGGCCGCGCTCGAGTTCGGCAAGCAGGCGGCCCTGCCCGCGCTGGATCTCCAGGACGAGCTGCGGCGCGCGCTGAACAAGACGGTGCGCAACTACGACCGCATCCCCGCGGTGGCCGAGGACCTGAAGGCCAAGGTGCGTGCGCTGGCCTGGGACGGCATCGTCCATGGCTACACCATCAAGGAGAAGGCGGCCCGCTACGAGGCGCTCTCCAAGGCCAAGAAGGAGGCCCTGGCGAAGCTCAAGGAGCAGCTGGGCGAGGGCTACACCTCCCAGGTGGAGAAGCACGCCAAGCAGGTGGTGGAGGACCTGAAGTACGAGCACATGCGCACGCTGACGGTGAACGGTGGCCGCATCGGCGCCCGTGGTCACGCCGAGGTGCGCAACATCACCTGCGAGGTGGGCGTGCTCCCGCGCACCCACGGCAGCGCCATCTTCACCCGTGGCGAGACGCAGGCGCTGGTGGTGACGACGCTGGGCACCTCCGAGGACGAGCAGCGCCTGGAGCTGCTCGGCGGCATGTCCTTCAAGCGGTTCATGCTGCACTACAACTTCCCCCCGTTCAGCGTGAACGAGACCAAGCCCCTGCGCGGCCCTGGCCGGCGTGAGGTCGGTCACGGTGCCCTGGCCGAGCGCGCGCTGCGCAACATGCTGCCCGCCAGCGAGAAGTTCCCGTACACGGTGCGGCTCGTCTCGGACATCCTCGAGTCCAACGGCTCGTCCTCCATGGCCTCGGTGTGCGGTGGCACGCTGTCGCTGATGGACGCGGGCGTCCCCATCAAGGCGCCGGTGGCCGGCATCGCCATGGGCCTGGTGAAGGAGGGGGACCAGATCGCCATCCTCTCGGACATCCTCGGCGACGAGGACCACCTGGGCGACATGGACTTCAAGGTGTGCGGCACCTCGAAGGGCATCACCTCCATCCAGATGGACATCAAGATCACCGGCCTCACCACGGAGATCATGAGCCGCGCGCTGGAGCAGGCGCGTCAGGGCCGTCTGCACATCCTGGGTGAGATGCTCAAGACGATGGCCGAGCCGCGCAAGGAGATCAGCTCCTACGCGCCGCGCATCACCACCATCCAGATCCGCCCCGAGTTCATCAAGAACGTCATCGGGCCGGGCGGCAAGGTGATCAAGGACATCATCGCCCGCACGGGTGCGGTCATCAACATCGACGACTCGGGCCGGGTGGACATCGCCAGCGCCAACGTGGAGTCGGTGAAGGCCGCCATCGCCATGGTCCAGGCGCTCACGCGCGAGGCGGAGATCGGGAAGATCTACACGGGCACGGTGCGGAAGATCGCCGAGTTCGGCGCCTTCGTGGAGCTGTTCCCCGGCACCGACGGCCTCATCCACATCTCCGAGCTGTCCGACAAGCGCGTGAAGAGCGTGTCGGACGTGCTGAAGGAGGGCGATGAGGTGCTGGTGAAGGTGGTGAGCATCGACAAGACGGGGAAGATCCGTCTGTCGCGCAAGGAGGCCATGGCCGAGCGCGCCGCCGCTCAGCAGGGCACCCCCGCTCCCGCCGCCGAGGCCACCCCGGCCGCCGCTCAGTCCCCCGAGGCCACCCAGCCCGGCGCCAAGGCCTGA
- the rpsO gene encoding 30S ribosomal protein S15, protein MSALHQDRKAEVVSKYRTHETDTGSPEVQVALLSERITMLTEHFKTHKKDHHSRRGLLKLVGQRRRLLDYLKSKDANRYKKLIEGLGIRK, encoded by the coding sequence ATGTCGGCATTGCATCAGGACCGCAAGGCAGAGGTCGTCTCGAAGTACCGCACCCATGAGACGGACACGGGTTCCCCCGAGGTCCAGGTGGCGCTGCTCTCCGAGCGCATCACCATGCTCACGGAGCACTTCAAGACGCACAAGAAGGACCACCACTCCCGTCGCGGTCTGCTCAAGCTGGTGGGTCAGCGTCGTCGCCTGCTCGACTACCTGAAGAGCAAGGACGCCAACCGCTACAAGAAGCTCATCGAGGGCCTCGGCATCCGCAAGTAG
- the truB gene encoding tRNA pseudouridine(55) synthase TruB, giving the protein MDGVLVIDKPTGPTSFDVVRQVRFLLKVKKVGHTGTLDPMATGVLPLCLGEATKVAGFITEGDKAYDAVVRLGAETDTQDAEGKVVSEAPVPALTSALLEEVLGRFRGTFEQVPPMYSAVKVGGKRLYELARAGEEVERASRQVTVYELVLRDFNATQLRLSVRCSKGFFVRTLAYDIGRALGCGAHLEALRRTMSGPFALAQSLPLADLPALAREPEALAKRLLPVSEALVDLPAVRVSEADAARVSHGVPVEAPAHPGRVRVVGPSGTLLAVAEVVRGRLRYLRVLV; this is encoded by the coding sequence ATGGACGGCGTTCTGGTCATCGACAAACCCACCGGGCCCACCTCGTTCGACGTGGTGCGGCAGGTCCGGTTTCTGCTCAAGGTGAAGAAGGTGGGCCACACCGGGACGCTCGATCCGATGGCCACGGGGGTGTTGCCCCTGTGCCTGGGCGAGGCGACCAAGGTGGCCGGCTTCATCACCGAGGGCGACAAGGCCTATGACGCGGTGGTGCGTCTGGGCGCCGAGACGGACACCCAGGATGCCGAGGGCAAGGTGGTGTCCGAGGCCCCGGTGCCCGCGCTCACCTCCGCGCTGCTGGAAGAGGTGCTGGGGCGCTTCCGTGGCACCTTCGAGCAGGTGCCGCCCATGTACTCGGCGGTGAAGGTGGGCGGGAAGCGTCTGTACGAGCTCGCCCGCGCCGGCGAGGAGGTGGAGCGCGCCAGCCGCCAGGTCACGGTGTACGAGCTGGTGCTGCGCGACTTCAACGCCACGCAGCTGCGCCTGTCGGTGCGCTGCTCCAAGGGCTTCTTCGTGCGCACGCTCGCCTATGACATCGGCCGGGCGCTGGGCTGCGGGGCCCACCTGGAGGCGCTGCGGCGCACCATGAGCGGTCCCTTCGCCCTGGCCCAGTCGCTGCCGCTGGCGGACCTGCCCGCCCTGGCCAGGGAGCCCGAGGCCCTGGCGAAGCGGTTGCTGCCCGTGTCCGAGGCCCTGGTGGATCTGCCGGCGGTGCGGGTGAGCGAGGCGGACGCGGCGCGCGTGTCCCACGGGGTGCCGGTGGAGGCCCCCGCCCATCCTGGCCGGGTGCGCGTGGTGGGCCCCTCGGGGACGCTGCTCGCCGTGGCCGAGGTGGTCCGTGGCCGGCTGCGTTATCTGCGAGTGCTCGTCTGA
- the rbfA gene encoding 30S ribosome-binding factor RbfA, whose translation MSTSNRPERVGQEIQAALGRMLTRGELKDPRIGFITVTGVKVSPDLKVARVFYSMMGTEEERKETQKGLEAAKGYIRREITEAVNLRVSPEVFFTFDESVERGDRIERLLREVKEKEGW comes from the coding sequence ATGAGCACCAGCAATCGGCCGGAGCGTGTGGGGCAGGAGATCCAGGCGGCCCTCGGGAGGATGTTGACCCGGGGCGAGCTGAAGGACCCGCGCATCGGCTTCATCACCGTCACCGGCGTGAAGGTGTCGCCGGACCTCAAGGTGGCGCGCGTCTTCTACTCGATGATGGGCACCGAGGAGGAGCGCAAGGAGACCCAGAAAGGTCTCGAGGCGGCCAAGGGTTACATCCGCCGGGAAATCACCGAGGCGGTGAATCTGCGCGTGTCGCCGGAGGTCTTCTTCACCTTCGACGAGTCAGTGGAGCGGGGTGACCGCATCGAGCGGTTGCTGCGCGAGGTGAAGGAGAAGGAAGGCTGGTAG
- a CDS encoding DUF503 domain-containing protein, translated as MFVCVARLTLQIPESGSLKAKRQVLRRITDRVKARFNVAVAEVDDQDLWQKASLALAVVGNDRRHVDEQMEKIIHFVEEMYVAPLISRQTEIMAFGDTLYTLPGRPRAAERDEDEEDDEAAEELEEGGDDEEAGPEADLEDLIAGMGRSNRSMAEAEGMGDWERRHNGREGERAGKGTDRSGAVSLDEARARARSLRNPRDWEKK; from the coding sequence ATGTTCGTCTGTGTCGCGCGTCTGACCCTGCAGATTCCGGAGAGTGGCTCCCTCAAGGCCAAGCGGCAGGTTCTCCGCCGGATAACGGACCGCGTGAAGGCCCGGTTCAACGTGGCCGTGGCCGAGGTCGATGACCAGGATCTCTGGCAGAAGGCCTCGCTCGCGCTGGCGGTGGTGGGCAACGACCGCCGCCATGTCGACGAGCAGATGGAGAAGATCATCCACTTCGTGGAGGAGATGTACGTGGCCCCTCTCATCTCCCGTCAGACGGAGATCATGGCTTTCGGGGACACGCTCTACACCCTCCCCGGGCGGCCCCGCGCGGCCGAACGGGACGAGGACGAGGAGGACGACGAGGCCGCGGAGGAGCTCGAGGAGGGCGGGGACGACGAGGAGGCCGGGCCGGAAGCGGACCTGGAGGATCTCATCGCGGGCATGGGCCGGAGCAATCGCTCCATGGCCGAGGCCGAGGGGATGGGGGACTGGGAGCGCCGGCACAATGGGCGTGAGGGCGAGCGGGCGGGCAAGGGCACGGATCGCTCGGGCGCCGTCTCGCTGGACGAGGCCCGGGCGCGTGCCCGGAGCCTGCGCAACCCGAGGGATTGGGAGAAGAAATGA